Proteins encoded within one genomic window of Paenarthrobacter sp. JL.01a:
- the glyA gene encoding serine hydroxymethyltransferase, translated as MNPVSVSEFEQVVSPSLDAQLSELDPEIAAKIDDELARQRGGLEMIASENHTAVAVMQAQGSVLTNKYAEGYPGKRYYGGCEHVDVIEQLAIDRIKSLFGAEYANVQPHSGAQANASVMHALIKPGDTIMGLNLAHGGHLTHGMRINFSGKLYNVVPYGVREDTHTVDMAEVERLAQEHKPALIVAGWSAYARQLDFAEFRRIADSVGAYLMVDMAHFAGLVAAGLHPSPVPHAHVTTSTTHKTLAGPRGGIILSNDADIAKKINSAVFPGQQGGPLEHVIAGKAVAFKIAASEEFRERQSRVLAGARILAERLVQPDVAAAGISVVSGGTDVHLVLVDLRNCELDGQQAEDRLAAIDITVNRNAVPFDPRPPMVTSGLRIGTPALATRGFGEAAFREVADIIAEALIADAGTDLSGLRHRVEALAEAHPLYPGVATLG; from the coding sequence GTGAACCCGGTATCCGTGAGCGAGTTCGAGCAGGTCGTGTCGCCGTCGCTGGACGCCCAGCTCTCGGAGCTCGACCCCGAGATCGCGGCAAAGATCGACGACGAGCTGGCTCGCCAGCGCGGTGGCCTGGAAATGATCGCCTCCGAGAACCACACCGCCGTGGCAGTGATGCAGGCCCAGGGTTCGGTACTGACCAACAAGTACGCCGAGGGCTACCCGGGCAAGCGCTACTACGGTGGCTGCGAGCACGTGGATGTCATCGAGCAGCTCGCGATCGACCGCATCAAGTCGCTCTTCGGAGCCGAATACGCCAACGTCCAGCCGCACTCCGGCGCACAGGCCAACGCCTCCGTGATGCACGCGCTCATCAAGCCGGGCGACACCATCATGGGCCTCAACCTGGCACATGGCGGCCACCTCACCCACGGCATGCGGATCAACTTCTCCGGCAAGCTGTACAACGTGGTTCCGTACGGCGTCCGGGAGGACACCCACACGGTGGACATGGCTGAGGTGGAACGCCTGGCTCAGGAACACAAGCCTGCTTTGATTGTGGCCGGCTGGTCCGCATACGCGCGGCAGCTGGACTTCGCCGAGTTCCGCCGGATCGCCGACTCCGTTGGCGCGTACCTGATGGTGGACATGGCACACTTCGCGGGTCTGGTCGCGGCCGGCCTGCACCCGTCGCCGGTTCCGCACGCCCACGTCACCACCTCCACCACGCACAAGACCCTTGCCGGTCCCCGTGGCGGAATCATCCTGTCCAACGACGCCGACATCGCCAAGAAGATCAACTCGGCGGTCTTCCCGGGGCAACAGGGTGGACCGCTGGAGCACGTGATTGCGGGCAAGGCCGTGGCATTCAAGATCGCCGCGTCCGAAGAATTCCGTGAGCGCCAGAGCCGGGTTTTGGCAGGTGCCCGCATCCTCGCCGAACGCCTGGTCCAGCCCGACGTCGCCGCGGCAGGCATCTCCGTGGTCAGCGGCGGCACCGACGTGCACCTGGTCCTGGTGGACCTGCGCAACTGCGAACTCGACGGCCAGCAAGCCGAAGACCGCCTGGCAGCGATCGACATCACCGTCAACCGCAACGCCGTCCCGTTCGACCCCCGCCCGCCGATGGTCACTTCCGGCCTGCGCATCGGCACGCCTGCCCTGGCGACGCGCGGTTTCGGCGAAGCGGCCTTCCGCGAGGTTGCGGACATCATCGCTGAAGCGTTGATTGCCGACGCCGGCACGGACCTCAGCGGACTGCGTCACCGCGTCGAGGCACTGGCTGAAGCGCACCCGCTCTACCCGGGAGTCGCAACCCTGGGATAG
- the gcvH gene encoding glycine cleavage system protein GcvH: MSKVVAELKYSAEHEWVAVDGGGPVGIGISAVAADALGDIVYVDLPEVGSTVTAGETCGEVESTKSVSDLYSPVTGEVTEINDAVVADPALINNDPYGAGWLFKVAATEEGPLMTAEEYAAANGGEL, encoded by the coding sequence ATGAGTAAAGTTGTTGCCGAGCTGAAGTACTCGGCTGAGCATGAATGGGTTGCCGTCGATGGTGGCGGCCCGGTGGGCATCGGCATCTCCGCCGTCGCCGCCGACGCCCTGGGTGACATCGTCTACGTGGACCTTCCCGAGGTTGGTTCCACGGTGACCGCGGGGGAGACCTGCGGCGAGGTGGAGTCCACCAAGTCCGTGTCCGACCTCTACTCACCAGTGACCGGTGAAGTGACCGAGATCAACGACGCCGTCGTCGCAGATCCGGCGCTCATCAACAACGACCCCTACGGTGCGGGCTGGCTCTTCAAAGTCGCTGCCACCGAAGAAGGCCCGCTCATGACGGCCGAGGAATACGCAGCAGCCAACGGAGGCGAACTGTGA
- the gcvT gene encoding glycine cleavage system aminomethyltransferase GcvT — translation MSENYTALYEQHKKAGASFTDFGGWQMPLKYESELAEHHAVRQAAGLFDLSHMGEVWVTGPEAAAFLDYALVGKLSAIADGKAKYSLICNADGGIIDDLITYRRAEDNFLVVPNAGNAAVVASELKKRASGFDVVVEDASAETSLIAVQGPLAEAILLRLVPAEQHSLVTGLKYYAAVEVTISGQDLLLARTGYTGEDGFEIYVPNPDAASLWEAFLEAGEGHGLIPAGLAARDSLRLEAGMPLYGNELSRHVNAYAAGLGPVVALSKEGDFVGKDALAAIKAAGVGSTIGQKLVGLKGAGRRAARGHYSVLKDGSLIGEVTSGQPSPTLGYPVALAYVDVEHSAVGTVVDVDLRGKAEPFEVVALPFYKRSK, via the coding sequence ATGTCTGAGAACTACACCGCTCTCTACGAGCAACACAAAAAGGCCGGCGCGTCCTTCACGGACTTCGGCGGCTGGCAGATGCCCCTCAAGTACGAGTCCGAGTTGGCTGAGCACCACGCGGTACGCCAGGCGGCCGGCTTGTTCGACCTCTCCCACATGGGCGAAGTCTGGGTGACCGGCCCCGAGGCAGCCGCCTTCCTGGACTACGCCCTGGTGGGCAAGCTGTCCGCGATCGCCGACGGCAAGGCGAAGTACTCGCTGATCTGCAACGCCGACGGCGGCATCATCGACGACCTCATCACGTACCGCCGCGCGGAGGACAATTTCCTCGTGGTACCGAATGCGGGCAATGCTGCGGTTGTCGCCTCGGAGTTGAAGAAGCGTGCGTCAGGATTCGATGTTGTTGTCGAGGACGCCTCCGCTGAGACCTCGCTCATCGCCGTCCAAGGCCCTCTTGCTGAAGCCATTCTGTTGCGCCTGGTCCCGGCGGAGCAGCACTCCCTGGTCACCGGGCTGAAGTACTACGCCGCTGTGGAGGTGACCATCAGCGGACAGGACCTGCTGCTGGCTCGCACGGGCTACACGGGCGAAGACGGGTTCGAGATTTACGTCCCGAACCCGGACGCTGCCTCGCTGTGGGAAGCGTTCCTTGAAGCCGGCGAAGGCCACGGGCTTATCCCGGCGGGCCTGGCCGCCCGCGACTCGCTTCGCCTCGAAGCCGGCATGCCGCTGTACGGAAACGAGCTCTCCCGGCACGTCAACGCCTACGCAGCCGGACTGGGCCCTGTGGTGGCGCTGTCCAAGGAGGGCGACTTTGTCGGCAAGGACGCGCTGGCCGCGATCAAAGCCGCAGGTGTTGGCTCCACGATCGGGCAGAAGCTGGTGGGCCTCAAGGGAGCCGGCCGTCGTGCAGCCCGCGGTCATTACTCGGTCCTCAAGGACGGTTCCCTGATCGGTGAGGTGACCTCGGGGCAGCCGAGCCCCACGCTCGGTTACCCGGTGGCCCTGGCGTATGTCGACGTCGAGCATTCCGCCGTTGGCACCGTGGTGGACGTCGACCTCCGAGGCAAAGCCGAACCGTTCGAAGTAGTTGCCCTGCCGTTCTACAAGCGTTCCAAGTAG